From one Triticum urartu cultivar G1812 chromosome 3, Tu2.1, whole genome shotgun sequence genomic stretch:
- the LOC125543678 gene encoding fructokinase-1-like, whose protein sequence is MAAKRELVVSFGEMLIDFVPTVAGVSLAEAPAFVKAPGGAPANVAIAVARLGGAAAFVGKLGDDEFGRMLAGILRDNGVDAGGVVFDSGARTALAFVTLRADGEREFMFYRNPSADMLLTADELKVDVIKRAAVFHYGSISLIAEPCRTAHLHAMKVAKEAGALLSYDPNLREALWPSLEEARTKILSIWDQADIVKVSEVELEFLTGINSVEDDVAMKLWRPTFKLMLITLGDQGCKYYTKDFRGAVPSYKVQQVDTTGAGDAFIGSLLRKIVQDPSALQDKTKLEGAIKFANACGAITATKKGAIPSLPKEDEVLRLMEKA, encoded by the exons ATGGCGGCGAAGCGCGAGCTGGTGGTCAGCTTCGGGGAGATGCTGATAGACTTCGTGCCGACGGTGGCCGGGGTGTCGCTGGCGGAGGCGCCGGCCTTCGTCAAGGCGCCCGGGGGCGCCCCCGCCAACGTCGCCATCGCCGTCGCGCGCCTCGGCGGCGCCGCCGCCTTCGTCGGCAAGCTCGGCGACGACGAGTTCGGCCGCATGCTCGCCGGCATCCTCCGCGACAACGGCGTCGACGCCGGCGGCGTCGTCTTCGACTCGGGCGCGCGCACCGCGCTCGCCTTCGTCACGCTCCGCGCCGACGGGGAGCGCGAGTTCATGTTCTACCGCAACCCCAGCGCCGACATGCTCCTCACCGCCGACGAGCTCAAGGTCGACGTCATCAAGAGG GCTGCAGTCTTCCACTATGGATCAATAAGCTTGATTGCCGAGCCTTGCCGGACAGCGCATCTGCACGCCATGAAGGTTGCCAAAGAGGCCGGCGCGCTTCTCTCGTATGACCCGAACCTGAGGGAGGCATTGTGGCCATCCCTTGAGGAGGCTCGCACCAAGATCTTGAGCATCTGGGACCAGGCAGACATTGTCAAGGTCAGCGAGGTCGAGCTCGAGTTTTTGACTGGCATCAACTCGGTGGAGGACGATGTCGCCATGAAGCTGTGGCGCCCTACCTTTAAGCTCATGCTTATCACTCTTGGAGATCAAGGATGCAAGTACTATACCAAG GATTTCCGTGGAGCTGTCCCATCCTACAAGGTACAGCAAGTCGATACGACAGGTGCTGGTGATGCATTTATTGGTTCTCTGCTCCGAAAAATTGTCCAGGATCCATCGGCATTGCAA GATAAGACAAAGCTTGAGGGGGCGATCAAATTTGCCAATGCATGTGGAGCAATCACCGCCACGAAGAAAGGGGCAATCCCTTCGTTGCCCAAGGAAGACGAGGTGTTGCGGCTGATGGAGAAGGCGTAG